GGATCTttgattaaaaagaaagatatgACAACCAAGGCAAAGACCCTGATGTATAACAAGATTTTAGCAGACAAGAATTGCATCACgattgattatttgatgGAAAGATTTATGGGAGCAAACGAAGAAAGAAAGTTGACCATAcctttgaaaaaaaaaaaatagatcAAAAGCAAAgagtaaaaaaaagtacAGGAATGGAAAACGCGTGTAGAGTCCAGACATTCCACGTTATCTTAAATTTATACAAGTTCATCAGATTTTACCATACTATTGAAAAGCAGTCTTTAAGAATAAACCTATTGACATGGAACCAAAGAGGTCGCTGAAAAGTGCAACCTTAAGAGCTGAGACATATGTGTAAACgaagaattagaagaagTCAAAATCTTTAATATAACAAACTACACTATAAGAACCTATCTTCCACTGATGCTTTTCATCATTAACTCTTTAATAGCACCAAATGAATTTATAGATTTCATCCCAAATCCTCTTGCCCACACCAACGGGTAAAAATCAGTTGAGAATATTTTGTGTAGTTTATCGCAGATGCCTAGCAAGGCATGATTTGAGGGCCAAGCATTAGCAACGTAATTTTCTAAAACCAAAGTTGAACCGATATCCATACCTCGATCAATCCCTTTTTCCAAAGCTTCAACCAAAGCAGCCACGTCTGATTGTCCCATGTTCAATCCTTGACCAGCTAATGGATGTATCGTATGTGCAGCATCTCCGACTAATGCTACTCTTGGAGCAACATAAGTATCAGCATGAGACATTTTCAATGGGAATCTAGCACGGGAGCCACTCAATACATCAACAACTGGTAATGGGTATCGttcttccaattcttcGGGATTGAATTTGGATAATCGCCATTCAATGTCCTTTAATACAGAAAAATCATTTGGATCTTCTTGCAACACACTGTAAATGTAGTTCAAGTCAACTTCTTCCAACACCATTGCAGCAGTTACAAGATGTGggaatattttttcatttactTTCAAAAGCAAGTCAGCTAATTCCGGAGTGCTGGACCAAACAATAGTGGCATTGTCTTCACTTAACGGTAAGATAGCCAAGGGGCCTGTAGTCAAAAACCTTTGCCATCCCACTGCTCTGAAATCTTCGTATTGCAATTTCACTGTAGCAACAACACCAAAGGTATTGTATTGCCAGCCTCTTGACTCAATATGGGCATATTTACGCACAGGAGAATTATACCCGTCTGCCCCCACCAATAACCGCGTTTGTATTGTTTCTCCGTTTTCTAGTTTGACAATTGGCCAATCCAATTTAGGATCACTAACATTGGTATCTATTTCAGTCAAGTTGTGATTATCCAAATCTGGTTCTATTGGGTTAACAATCTCCACAACCTTGGTGTTATCCTTAATGGTAGTTGATTTATCTTGGAGGCTTTCAATTTTAGCCAACAATGAGCTCTGTATATTAATAACCTCACACATTGCTGCTAACGTGCTTTGTCCGATTGTACTAATATCAAACTCAATTCTCGAGTTTGCGTCTTGTGAATCATAAGCTATGATCCCATCATACGCTTTTACTCTGTCTTCATGGATAAAATCCCAACTCCCAACTTTATTCTGcataaattcaattgattttggagTAAGAGAAATCACTCGATTTGTATAGTCTGCTGGTGGATCGTTATGAAATTTTCGAACATTGTCCAATGAAGAACCCTCAATAAGTGTACATTGCAAATGCTTAGTTTTGGGGGAAGTTTTCAATGCTGCTAGTAACGTTAAACCTGCAGGTCCTCCTCCAATGATCACAACATCCTGAAACTTGGCCGACGTTGCTAAAGTTCTGACAAATCTCGAAATCATTGACCACttgattaattttataGTTGTACagaaaagtgaaaaaaaaaagagagaacTGAATAAACACAGTGCAACGGAATTCTAAAAGGGGATGTTagaaaaagtgaaaaaaaaaatgagtTCATAATTTTTCTATGGTCcgtttgtttgtttgattcTCTTTTAAATAGAACCACTTAGTAGTACTCGTTTACTACAAACGTTGTACGACACATTTTCATACACCTCTTTAATTCCTTTTAGTTTCggggtttttttttattatttcatttttcataaACCTATTAATCAAACTATAATACAAACCTGTAACAATATATAGAATCCTCGTCataagcaaaaaaaaaaaaagagggTAAAGGATTAACAGTGGCGACACCGCTGTATTAGttttttggtattttttccaattttacTTTACCACTTTCTATCCAAGATGgatcaatcaattgttctttCTCCTCGTACATGTACTTGTATGAAGTTTTGATAGTACCATCACTGACACCAGTTTTATCAGATATCTTGGATGGAGGTAAGTCAAATCCAAACACTAGTGAAGCCATGTAAATTACAGTTGCAGCAATTGTAGTTGGCGATCTACCTGCTAAAACCCCGACTTCCTTACATCTTCTGGCTATGTATTCCGCACCATTTGTAACTTGTGTGTTAACACCCAAGTGAGAACAGAATCTTCTAATCAAATCCTCGGCCGAAGTTTGGGTGGTTTGAATACTGTCTTGACCGTAGTATGCAGCATTAGGGTTGGCTGCATTCTTTTCACGAATGATCTTGTCCATGATCTTGAACACTTTACCAATTTCCTTACGAGGCACATTAGTCAAAGCCCATATCTCTTTGAATGAACGAGCAACATTGGCCTTTCTGCAACCAATAAAGATAGAAGCTGCCATGATACTCTCTTGTGATTTTCCTCGCAATGGTTTCTCGTCATAAACCATTTTGTAGACTTCCTTGGCCCCATCCAGAACTATTTTAGGCAATTGATAACCATCGCACATTTGAGAAATCTTGATATATGCTGCAGCCAATGCATTGTCTTTTTTATCGACTAGAGATTTAGATTGGGCTCGGCTTAACTCTCTTCCTGCTTTGGTACTATCAGGAGCATAAGAAATCATTGTGGACAAGTCTTCTGTGTCTAATAAAGGGTTACCTGCATCACCAACACGAGAAGGATCATCACCATTTTGGTCATCGTTACTGAAAGTTCTCCATTCTGATCTCGTATCCACAACACGATCACTCAATACTAGCCCACAACTGCCACAGACAATGTCACCTTCGCTGAACCTCTCTACCAAATCAGGTGGAAATATCTTACACTCAGGACATGTTAATGTAACATTCAAGTTTGGTCCAATATACTCCTGTACTGCCGTAGATGTTGATGGCGACATAATATGCTTAGTAATACAAGCTTAAATACTTTGTATTAGTTTGATTGGTGAAACGATATTGTAATCTCGAATTAACGGAACAATAGATACGCCAATGTAAAGTACAACAAATACTGATCGATTTAAATAGATGTATTGGTTGCACTAGGGGGGATGAAAGTTGGTTTGAACAGGAAGTTTTGATAACCGGTGATGATTAATGTGATGGAATTGcagaaatttttcttttctgttCCGTCACACTTTTTTTATGTTAATCTTGGAGAcacagaaaaaaaagagaagaaacAATGCGTCGTGTGACTTGACAAAATATAGTCTTTGATAAGCAGACCACACTTTTTGCCGAAAAGCTCATCTCGAAATGCCCCTTGTAACAATCTGAGTACAATAGTAAGTATTTTTATAGCTGACAGTGTGAATTGAtggaaaaaataatattaaacaaaattaatacTGGTAAAAAAATAGTGAAGGGTGCGAGATTCGAACTCGCGCGGTCAACTGACCAACAGATTACTCTGGTAAAGAAGGATTTGAACCTTCACCTTAAGTCTGTCACCTTAGACCAACTCGGTCAACCCTCCAATGTTACACAAATTTCACCCCTAAACATTTATATacttataaatatatttgcTGAACTTGAAAACAAATCTACTTTTCTTGGGTTTAAAGAGGTCAAGTAGTCAACTGTTCCATTCACAATTGATATATAATGGAATTTTCACTTAGTAAGTAAGCAGTTTATTGAAGAAGAGTATTAACTATTAATGGTAACAAAAAGGTATGGTTTCTGTGTACCAACCAATAGTTTACTCAAAGAATTGTGACAAATTTATActaattttgtttatatgGCAATATGTTGCAAAGAAAATCTGGAATCAAAGTGGCCTAGCAGTCCATAAAGATAACAAGACttttaattaaaacaataaaacaaaGCAGTAATATCAACACTGCACTACTTGTATGGCACAGGGAGATTTACGTCTTTGGAATTCTTCTAACCAATCACCAATTTCGTAGAGctcaattattgaaataatgTTTCTTCCTTATTATTCGTTTAAACAATCTAGTGTCAAACTAATGTGTTCGTtttaaaatgaaaaataattaacTTCAAGTCAAGTAAATTACACAATAAAAAGtcatcatttttatcaCTCCAAAAACCTCTTGTGATATTGCTATTTGCAAGCTGACCAACTTGAATACAGTATTTACAACCTTTTGTTGTCCACacatattttcttttttagcCACAACCACACCAAAAACACATCAAATTGGGAATACAAAACTCATTATCTGGCACTAACTCGTTTCTAACAATGTTTGCTGTTTCTGCAATAAGTTTACTTTTTGTGGGTTTCATATTATTTGTCCTCTTTGTTTTAACATGTATGTATAACTGCCTCATGCAGATTTAGCATTCTTCTTGACTAACGAAAAGAGGTACTAGGTATTGTTCTTATCCCtattatatttgttttggAGATTATTAGTGGAACAATATATATGATTTCCTATTTAATAAGTTCTGATTTAGTGGAGGACAATGCTCTTGAGGGATTAATATTCACCTAGGAGTCATATTTTGCAGCACCTAGTATCAAGGGATGTTGTGTGTACTTTGGTACAATAATGGTTTTCCCAATTCCAACAAAACCGCGAAGGCGAGACTACTGGGCTATGAAAATTTCGACCACGTCAAATAACAAGagagtttgaaaaaaaaaaacagaaaacgAATAGAAACTAAACACTTGAAAGGTAACTTGAGACTAACCAATCATAGTAACGATACATTCGAGTCAATATGAAAACGTCAGTATTTATAGCAATCTTCAATTTACTTGTTTGCGCTCTTGCGTACACAGACTTGACAGgatcaattaaaatcaatgacAAAAAGATTACCCTTGGTGAGTTCAATACTCAAGAAGTTAAACAATTGACAATCAATTCTCCAAAGGATATAATAGAAATTGACTTAAAAAGTAAAGATATCAAGGGTAAACCTGAGCAGATTATGGTTAGTTTGGCAGATGTCAAAAACCCAGCTATTTCTACGCATTATGTTCCTGTGGTCAAAGAATCGAAAATCAAGTTGAACATCAAAGCACTTTCAATCCCGgaagttttgaaaactaAAGACAAATTAGTTTTGACTATTGTAATTGCCGactcaaaatcaaagaataACATGATTAGAAGATTGGTTGAAGTTTTGCCAAGTCCCGAGTTTAAGAGTACAAGCAGGTACCAGGCTAAACCAAGAA
This genomic stretch from Candida albicans SC5314 chromosome 1, complete sequence harbors:
- a CDS encoding uncharacterized protein (ORF added to Assembly 21 based on comparative genome analysis; overlaps orf19.3059.2, which is annotated as a blocked reading frame), whose translation is MFAVSAISLLFVGFILFVLFVLTCMYNCLMQI
- the COQ6 gene encoding putative N,N-dimethylaniline monooxygenase (Ortholog(s) have oxidoreductase activity, acting on paired donors, with incorporation or reduction of molecular oxygen, reduced flavin or flavoprotein as one donor, and incorporation of one atom of oxygen activity), coding for MISRFVRTLATSAKFQDVVIIGGGPAGLTLLAALKTSPKTKHLQCTLIEGSSLDNVRKFHNDPPADYTNRVISLTPKSIEFMQNKVGSWDFIHEDRVKAYDGIIAYDSQDANSRIEFDISTIGQSTLAAMCEVINIQSSLLAKIESLQDKSTTIKDNTKVVEIVNPIEPDLDNHNLTEIDTNVSDPKLDWPIVKLENGETIQTRLLVGADGYNSPVRKYAHIESRGWQYNTFGVVATVKLQYEDFRAVGWQRFLTTGPLAILPLSEDNATIVWSSTPELADLLLKVNEKIFPHLVTAAMVLEEVDLNYIYSVLQEDPNDFSVLKDIEWRLSKFNPEELEERYPLPVVDVLSGSRARFPLKMSHADTYVAPRVALVGDAAHTIHPLAGQGLNMGQSDVAALVEALEKGIDRGMDIGSTLVLENYVANAWPSNHALLGICDKLHKIFSTDFYPLVWARGFGMKSINSFGAIKELMMKSISGR
- the SUA71 gene encoding transcription factor TFIIB (Transcription factor TFIIB; required for transcription initiation and start site selection by RNA polymerase II; downregulated during planktonic growth, whereas related SUA72 is induced; induced by Tbf1; rat catheter, Spider biofilm induced), translating into MSPSTSTAVQEYIGPNLNVTLTCPECKIFPPDLVERFSEGDIVCGSCGLVLSDRVVDTRSEWRTFSNDDQNGDDPSRVGDAGNPLLDTEDLSTMISYAPDSTKAGRELSRAQSKSLVDKKDNALAAAYIKISQMCDGYQLPKIVSDGAKEVYKMVYDEKPLRGKSQESIMAASIFIGCRKANVARSFKEIWALTNVPRKEIGKVFKIMDKIIREKNAANPNAAYYGQDSIQTTQTSAEDLIRRFCSHLGVNTQVTNGAEYIARRCKEVGVLAGRSPTTIAATVIYMASLVFGFDLPPSKISDKTGVSDGTIKTSYKYMYEEKEQLIDPSWIESGKVKLEKIPKN
- a CDS encoding dolichyl-diphosphooligosaccharide-protein glycotransferase (OPutative dolichyl-diphosphooligosaccharide-protein glycotransferase; role in protein N-linked glycosylation; Spider biofilm repressed), encoding MKTSVFIAIFNLLVCALAYTDLTGSIKINDKKITLGEFNTQEVKQLTINSPKDIIEIDLKSKDIKGKPEQIMVSLADVKNPAISTHYVPVVKESKIKLNIKALSIPEVLKTKDKLVLTIVIADSKSKNNMIRRLVEVLPSPEFKSTSRYQAKPRIGIQPEIHHIFREDERTVNPIVPVVFIIAAFTLLLGLFGSWVGFIGIDNLFRTFKTISKVQLLHNVSFLISVLGFELNFVKYYLGQSIFTTLFYGFILSIPCVYFGVSVLRSLAKNRALGK